Proteins encoded within one genomic window of Candidatus Peregrinibacteria bacterium:
- a CDS encoding DUF3352 domain-containing protein yields MKLSRVFKKIWEYKRKKQEEEKRRSLMAGLLFLLIGGAMTIFAGYLLWDRFFVAPDLEKILPEKDLVMLMNLEELETWSSLEKSSPLLLKTILSLQDSMLGTDLSQLEWKGRRGGVALYRRDAVEGDWFSKVDFVETRDWQRAHEYLISRSPKDTQVFQGYEIYTFDTPRTEYCTLYLKYMACSDEKLTLQNILESKDSAVQKLADAEDFQKIASELPRLHKARVFLRTAALENLLPPTFSAKLVLPLIRVFPSVGAAITERPRSNALETAFVLLRKNIGIQKDISNEAISFQKDSPEILSYLPENANAFLWGNDLAEDIDHGFSYFGEVDPAFLITVKSTIASRLEQFFGGEISWEYDILPLLASEFVVGNSDDGFFAVLKTNDEEFAQAKLEKLISAIKKISARFIPKIVSYALEDGSTVEEVFPDEDAVQMEETAEGNGKIFTFSAKNDEASLFSLSLGQEGDTLFFGIPSTKVGELLKKNASSLLSQKLPLKFAGPSEEVFSFFPKFLLPWLPEAQNIGIQRVSGKIVTTPLLIRAQVDLEF; encoded by the coding sequence ATGAAACTTTCGAGAGTCTTCAAAAAAATCTGGGAATACAAACGAAAGAAACAAGAGGAAGAGAAAAGACGAAGCCTCATGGCGGGTCTGCTCTTTCTCCTCATCGGAGGAGCTATGACAATTTTTGCGGGATATTTGCTGTGGGATCGATTTTTTGTTGCTCCAGATCTCGAAAAAATTCTTCCCGAAAAAGATCTCGTGATGCTGATGAATCTCGAAGAACTCGAAACATGGAGTTCTCTTGAGAAGAGCAGTCCTCTGCTACTCAAAACAATCTTATCACTTCAGGATAGCATGCTCGGGACCGATCTCTCTCAGCTTGAATGGAAAGGACGACGTGGAGGAGTAGCGCTTTACAGGAGAGATGCAGTGGAAGGCGATTGGTTTTCAAAAGTTGATTTCGTAGAAACACGAGACTGGCAAAGAGCTCATGAGTATCTCATTAGCAGAAGTCCGAAAGATACTCAGGTTTTTCAGGGATATGAGATATACACTTTTGATACCCCTCGGACTGAGTATTGCACACTCTACCTCAAATACATGGCATGCTCCGACGAAAAACTGACGCTTCAAAATATTCTCGAGAGCAAAGATTCAGCAGTTCAAAAATTGGCCGATGCAGAAGATTTTCAAAAGATCGCGTCTGAGCTGCCGCGACTTCACAAAGCGCGAGTATTTCTCCGAACTGCTGCACTCGAAAATCTGCTTCCTCCGACTTTTTCGGCAAAACTCGTATTGCCCCTCATCCGAGTATTCCCGAGTGTCGGTGCAGCAATCACTGAAAGACCGCGGAGTAATGCGCTCGAAACTGCCTTCGTTCTCCTTAGAAAAAATATAGGTATCCAAAAAGATATTTCAAATGAGGCGATTTCTTTCCAAAAAGATTCTCCAGAAATCCTTTCGTATCTTCCCGAAAACGCCAACGCATTTCTTTGGGGAAATGATCTTGCGGAAGATATTGACCATGGATTTTCTTATTTTGGCGAAGTGGATCCTGCCTTTTTGATTACTGTGAAAAGCACTATCGCTTCGCGGCTCGAACAGTTTTTTGGCGGAGAAATTTCATGGGAATATGATATTCTTCCACTTCTTGCTTCCGAATTTGTGGTCGGGAATTCTGACGATGGATTTTTTGCTGTTCTCAAGACAAATGATGAAGAATTTGCGCAGGCAAAATTAGAAAAATTGATAAGTGCCATTAAAAAAATATCGGCTCGATTTATTCCAAAAATTGTTTCGTACGCATTAGAAGATGGCTCTACCGTAGAAGAGGTGTTTCCCGATGAAGATGCCGTACAAATGGAAGAAACTGCCGAAGGAAATGGAAAAATATTTACGTTTTCAGCCAAGAATGATGAAGCTTCACTTTTTTCTTTGAGTTTAGGACAAGAAGGTGACACCTTATTTTTTGGTATTCCGAGCACAAAAGTCGGCGAACTCCTCAAGAAAAATGCTTCCTCACTCCTTTCTCAAAAACTCCCCCTCAAATTTGCTGGTCCATCGGAGGAAGTGTTTAGTTTTTTCCCAAAATTTTTACTCCCATGGCTTCCTGAAGCGCAAAACATTGGAATTCAAAGAGTTTCCGGAAAAATCGTCACCACACCACTTCTCATTCGGGCTCAAGTAGATCTGGAATTTTAG
- the rlmN gene encoding 23S rRNA (adenine(2503)-C(2))-methyltransferase RlmN — MFSDILTSWGEKKYRILQVNHGIFRELVSDFSEISTLPEPLRKRFHQEKIEFSLLKPKKIVASSDGNTEKVLFRTHEGKYIESVLMHHKRRKTVCVSSQIGCPAGCVFCATGKLGITRNLETREIIEQVLFWSRHLKNEWQKTNPQEKWKPLNPPHEARVRNIVFMGMGEPLFNYENVVGAIKTLNDPKKFGIGVRHITVSTVGIIPGIEKLMHEKLGVHLAFSLHAPTEELRSSLVPMNKTFSLTKLMKVLDEFTKMTGRRIFYEYVVLQGKNDGDEDAKVLGKLLERRLAHVNFIPYNVNPECGDDLKKPEEKRIRDMQKILEKYNVPSTIRLTMGDEIAGACGQLASKEE; from the coding sequence ATGTTTTCGGACATTCTCACATCATGGGGAGAGAAAAAATATCGAATTCTACAGGTGAATCATGGAATTTTTCGTGAACTCGTTTCAGATTTTTCCGAAATTTCCACGCTCCCAGAACCGCTTCGTAAACGCTTTCATCAGGAGAAAATTGAATTTTCTCTTCTAAAGCCGAAAAAAATAGTAGCGAGTTCTGATGGCAACACGGAAAAAGTACTTTTTCGCACTCACGAAGGGAAATACATCGAATCTGTTCTTATGCATCACAAACGACGAAAAACTGTTTGTGTTTCTTCGCAAATCGGCTGTCCTGCGGGATGCGTGTTTTGCGCCACCGGAAAACTGGGAATTACGAGAAATCTCGAAACGAGAGAAATTATTGAACAGGTTCTTTTTTGGAGTCGCCATCTCAAAAATGAATGGCAGAAAACAAATCCTCAAGAAAAATGGAAACCGCTGAATCCTCCGCATGAGGCAAGAGTTCGGAATATTGTTTTTATGGGCATGGGAGAGCCACTTTTTAATTATGAAAATGTCGTAGGAGCGATCAAAACTCTCAATGATCCCAAAAAGTTTGGAATCGGTGTTCGCCATATTACGGTTTCCACTGTTGGAATTATTCCGGGAATTGAAAAACTCATGCACGAAAAACTTGGAGTTCATCTCGCATTTTCTCTTCATGCTCCTACCGAAGAGTTGAGAAGCAGCTTGGTTCCGATGAATAAAACCTTCTCTCTCACAAAACTCATGAAAGTGCTGGATGAATTTACAAAAATGACCGGAAGGAGAATTTTTTATGAATACGTTGTTTTGCAAGGGAAAAATGATGGAGATGAAGATGCAAAGGTGTTAGGGAAACTCCTCGAAAGGCGTCTCGCACACGTAAATTTTATTCCCTACAACGTCAATCCTGAATGCGGCGATGATCTCAAAAAACCCGAAGAAAAACGAATTCGAGACATGCAAAAAATTCTCGAGAAATATAACGTACCATCTACAATTCGCCTCACGATGGGAGATGAAATTGCCGGAGCGTGTGGGCAACTCGCGAGTAAGGAAGAATGA
- a CDS encoding 23S rRNA (pseudouridine(1915)-N(3))-methyltransferase RlmH: MKVKVLVVGKTKESWCRDGEKFYFDRVQHFCDLQKVEVAEEKITESMTDKEIVQREGLRLLSRIGSDEFVVVLTPSGKKLSSKDFADLFREVRDYKGGKITFLIGGPLGLSNEVIGSAQAKISFSDMTFPHDLFRIMLLEQIYRAFSILVGKKYHK, from the coding sequence ATGAAAGTAAAGGTTCTGGTTGTCGGCAAAACAAAGGAATCTTGGTGCAGGGATGGCGAGAAGTTTTATTTTGATCGTGTTCAGCATTTTTGCGATCTCCAAAAAGTGGAAGTGGCGGAAGAAAAAATCACAGAAAGTATGACTGATAAGGAGATTGTACAAAGAGAGGGACTGAGGTTGCTGAGTCGAATTGGCAGTGATGAATTTGTAGTTGTCCTCACGCCTTCGGGAAAAAAGCTGTCTTCCAAAGATTTTGCTGATCTTTTTCGAGAAGTTCGAGACTATAAGGGAGGAAAGATCACGTTTCTTATTGGTGGACCACTCGGACTCTCTAATGAAGTCATAGGGTCAGCTCAAGCAAAAATTTCCTTCTCAGATATGACATTTCCCCATGATTTATTTCGGATCATGCTCCTCGAACAAATCTACCGAGCGTTTTCCATCTTGGTCGGAAAGAAATACCACAAATAA
- a CDS encoding 5-formyltetrahydrofolate cyclo-ligase, with product MSLVQISALSKNDLRKEVLQKRAALPKDARQKFSQEICASLQKLIHHKFPDAANILFYVPYKSEVNIKALIKWALLHESYHVYLPKIIDPESALFEAIRISSYDEISPVSENYNLSEPKGSSSISPQMLDLVIVPAVAIDFLGNRIGYGKGYYDRFLANVSGRCQKWAVIFSCQKVEKVPVDEYDIPVDAYVDENGLRGIRNKE from the coding sequence ATGTCACTTGTCCAAATTTCAGCTCTTTCTAAAAATGATCTCAGGAAAGAAGTGCTTCAGAAGAGGGCTGCGCTGCCAAAAGATGCACGTCAAAAATTTTCTCAAGAAATATGTGCCTCACTTCAAAAGCTGATACATCACAAATTTCCCGATGCGGCGAATATCCTCTTTTATGTTCCTTATAAAAGTGAGGTGAATATTAAAGCTCTTATAAAATGGGCACTTCTCCATGAGTCATATCATGTGTATCTCCCCAAAATCATTGACCCTGAATCTGCTCTTTTTGAGGCGATACGTATTTCTTCATACGACGAAATTTCTCCTGTTTCTGAAAACTATAATCTTTCCGAACCGAAAGGATCGTCTTCGATTTCTCCTCAAATGCTCGATCTCGTCATTGTTCCGGCAGTAGCAATTGATTTTCTGGGAAATCGTATTGGATATGGAAAAGGGTACTACGATCGATTTTTGGCAAATGTTTCAGGGCGATGTCAAAAATGGGCGGTTATTTTCTCCTGTCAAAAAGTCGAAAAAGTTCCAGTGGATGAATACGATATTCCCGTTGATGCGTATGTTGATGAGAATGGTTTGCGAGGAATAAGGAATAAGGAATAA
- a CDS encoding serine hydroxymethyltransferase yields MQYSAVKATDPLIYELLLAEEKRQKEGLELIPSENYASRAVMEAMGSVFTNKYSEGYPHKRYYGGQENTDGIEELAIERACKLFDCKYANVQPHAGAPANIATYFALMEPGDTLMGMDLSHGGHLTHGHPVTYITKIFNFVRYKMKDVNTGEIDFDEFRKVAREAKPKVILAGYSAYPRDLEYDKFVEIAKEVGAIAIADVAHIAGCIAGGAMKNPFHYGFDVVLTTTHKTLRGPRGGMILTRDNEEIATKINKSIFPGFQGGPLMNMIAAKAVCFEEALQPEFKEYAHQIIKNAKAMEKVFHERKVRMITGGTSNHLILMDVQTSFGVNGHDAQEAMDEAAITLNKNMIADDPNPAMRPSGIRFGTPALTTRGMKEPEMEQIAHWMVDILKNMGDTELRKKIRLEVNSMALKFPVQGVG; encoded by the coding sequence ATGCAATATTCCGCAGTAAAAGCCACGGATCCACTTATCTACGAACTTCTTCTTGCCGAGGAAAAGAGACAGAAAGAAGGTCTTGAGCTTATTCCTTCGGAAAATTACGCATCTCGTGCGGTGATGGAAGCAATGGGGAGCGTGTTTACGAATAAGTATTCCGAAGGATATCCCCACAAGAGATATTATGGAGGACAAGAAAATACAGACGGTATAGAGGAATTGGCGATTGAGCGTGCGTGTAAACTCTTTGATTGCAAATATGCAAATGTACAGCCGCACGCTGGAGCTCCTGCAAACATAGCGACGTATTTCGCCCTTATGGAGCCAGGAGATACACTTATGGGAATGGATTTAAGTCACGGTGGACATTTAACTCATGGTCATCCCGTCACGTACATCACGAAGATCTTCAATTTTGTTCGATACAAAATGAAGGATGTGAATACGGGAGAAATAGATTTTGATGAATTTCGAAAAGTGGCGCGTGAGGCAAAACCAAAAGTAATCCTTGCCGGATATTCAGCGTATCCGCGGGACTTGGAATATGACAAATTTGTAGAAATCGCAAAAGAAGTAGGCGCAATTGCCATTGCAGATGTCGCTCATATCGCTGGATGTATTGCTGGAGGTGCTATGAAAAATCCATTTCATTACGGATTTGATGTCGTGCTCACGACGACGCATAAAACACTTCGTGGTCCACGAGGAGGAATGATCCTCACTCGAGACAATGAAGAAATTGCTACAAAAATCAATAAATCTATATTTCCTGGATTCCAAGGCGGACCACTTATGAACATGATAGCAGCAAAAGCCGTATGTTTTGAAGAAGCACTCCAACCAGAATTTAAAGAGTATGCACATCAAATTATTAAAAATGCGAAAGCTATGGAAAAAGTTTTCCATGAAAGGAAAGTGCGCATGATTACAGGAGGAACATCAAATCACCTTATTCTTATGGATGTGCAGACTTCTTTTGGAGTGAATGGGCACGATGCGCAAGAAGCCATGGATGAAGCGGCGATTACTCTTAACAAAAATATGATTGCTGATGATCCAAATCCAGCAATGAGACCTTCAGGAATTCGTTTTGGAACTCCAGCGCTCACCACTCGGGGAATGAAAGAACCAGAAATGGAGCAAATAGCTCATTGGATGGTCGATATTCTTAAAAATATGGGTGACACGGAACTCAGGAAAAAGATCAGACTTGAGGTGAATAGCATGGCTCTGAAGTTTCCAGTGCAGGGAGTTGGATAG
- a CDS encoding transposase, with protein sequence MKDLYNKNRRSIRLKGYDYSQPGYYFITICTKNRECVFGEIFQQHMRLSALGKIVDYEWRHISNRYSNVILNEFIVMPNHIHGIIIISDEFFVGISEEIVGTTFAVAQCNSIVQNNNMTGARSISSLILNERAGARPAPTITIGNIVGSFKSLCVHGYLQYLKNKNIHDVPGKFWQRNYYESIIENDSHLENVQAYIQNNPLNWNTDPENLEFIL encoded by the coding sequence ATGAAGGATCTTTACAACAAAAATCGTCGATCAATTCGTCTGAAGGGATACGATTATTCACAACCCGGGTATTACTTTATTACGATCTGCACAAAGAATAGAGAGTGTGTTTTCGGCGAGATTTTTCAACAACACATGCGTTTGTCAGCTTTGGGAAAAATTGTTGATTATGAATGGCGACACATTTCGAATCGATATTCGAATGTAATATTAAATGAATTTATTGTGATGCCAAATCATATTCATGGAATCATTATAATTAGTGATGAATTTTTCGTCGGCATATCGGAAGAAATCGTAGGAACGACCTTCGCGGTCGCTCAATGCAATTCGATCGTTCAAAATAATAATATGACAGGCGCAAGGTCTATATCATCATTAATTTTGAATGAAAGGGCAGGCGCAAGGCCTGCCCCTACGATTACGATTGGGAATATTGTCGGATCATTTAAATCATTGTGTGTACATGGATATTTGCAATACTTAAAAAACAAGAACATTCATGATGTTCCTGGAAAATTCTGGCAACGAAATTATTACGAATCCATAATTGAGAATGATTCACATTTGGAAAACGTTCAGGCGTATATTCAAAATAATCCTCTGAACTGGAATACTGACCCAGAAAATCTGGAGTTTATTTTATAA
- a CDS encoding dihydroorotase, whose product MTEFLITNGHVIDPAHKVDTICDIHVRDGKILKIGKKIKVEKHCQKVEARGKIVTPGLVDIQVHLRIPGQEGKENLKTGLRAALAGGITSVVSMPNTCPITDSALAVRYQIEQAEKLGLARLFPAGAITKGEEGKELAPMKAMKDAGIVAVTDDGQDVQNEVVLKRAMEYAKTLDLVLMNHCEVESLSAGGMMHEGIISTKLGLPGIPRVAEDVSVLKMLCLAEYTGAKIHIFHVSSKNSVDFIEFFQKRGVHVTAETCPQYFSLTDKIVEGYNTNAKMYPPIRSEEDKKGIVEGLKKGVISVISTDHAPHTKFDKLKPFSDAARGSVGLETSFAAGFTHLVKKDHISLVKLIELMSVNPAGVIGIPHGTLSVGTDADIAIFDTGKKWAVRVKDMETKGANSVFEGMTLLGKADQVFVGGVEKVKNGKIL is encoded by the coding sequence ATGACTGAATTTCTTATTACCAATGGACATGTGATTGATCCTGCTCACAAAGTGGACACCATTTGTGATATTCATGTGCGGGATGGAAAAATTCTGAAAATCGGGAAAAAAATAAAAGTGGAAAAACACTGCCAGAAAGTGGAAGCGCGAGGGAAAATTGTTACTCCGGGACTCGTGGATATTCAAGTACACTTGAGGATACCAGGACAAGAAGGGAAAGAAAACTTGAAAACCGGTCTTAGAGCTGCTCTCGCAGGAGGCATCACTTCTGTCGTTTCCATGCCGAACACTTGTCCTATAACAGATTCAGCACTTGCTGTTCGCTATCAAATCGAACAAGCTGAAAAACTCGGGCTTGCGCGACTTTTTCCTGCAGGAGCGATTACGAAAGGCGAAGAAGGCAAAGAGCTCGCTCCCATGAAAGCAATGAAAGATGCGGGAATTGTTGCCGTCACAGATGATGGGCAAGATGTGCAGAATGAAGTTGTTCTCAAAAGAGCCATGGAATACGCGAAAACGCTTGATTTAGTGCTCATGAATCACTGTGAAGTGGAAAGTCTTTCTGCTGGCGGAATGATGCATGAGGGAATCATTTCGACAAAATTGGGACTTCCGGGAATTCCGAGAGTTGCCGAAGATGTTTCCGTTCTTAAAATGTTATGTTTGGCAGAATACACGGGCGCAAAAATACATATTTTCCATGTTTCTTCCAAAAATTCAGTAGATTTCATTGAGTTTTTTCAAAAAAGAGGTGTTCATGTGACGGCAGAAACGTGTCCTCAATATTTTTCTCTCACCGATAAAATTGTTGAAGGATACAATACAAATGCTAAAATGTATCCACCCATTCGTTCTGAAGAAGATAAAAAAGGAATTGTTGAAGGACTCAAAAAAGGAGTGATATCTGTGATCAGTACAGATCATGCTCCCCATACGAAATTTGATAAACTCAAACCGTTTTCAGACGCAGCACGAGGAAGTGTTGGTCTTGAAACGAGTTTTGCTGCGGGATTTACACATCTCGTCAAAAAAGATCATATTTCTCTCGTAAAACTTATTGAACTCATGAGTGTGAATCCAGCCGGGGTTATTGGAATTCCTCACGGAACACTTTCTGTCGGAACTGATGCGGACATTGCGATTTTTGATACCGGGAAAAAATGGGCAGTGCGCGTGAAAGATATGGAAACAAAAGGTGCAAATTCTGTTTTTGAAGGAATGACGCTCCTTGGAAAAGCTGATCAGGTGTTTGTGGGAGGAGTGGAAAAAGTGAAAAATGGAAAAATTTTATAA
- a CDS encoding aspartate carbamoyltransferase catalytic subunit yields the protein MPVSLEKKLEKARRKRDLSVFDVLSIDDLSMQDIELILKIAILFKEAETAKLSLLKDSTIITAFYEQSTRTRLSFELAGKHLGADVVGTSAESSSLRKGESLLDTMLTLAALKPKVIVMRSTDAGSQCFVAQHVPCAVVSAGDGWHEHPTQGLLDAKTMLDHHGNMEKKVLTIIGDTLHSRVFGSLVRVAKKLGAKVRIASPCTFIAQGVEEFGVEIFTNVEKALAGAHVICALRVQEERGSTGFIPSLQEYAKMYCMTSERLALADKNAILIHPGPVIRGVDVASDLVCHPQSKIREQVTNGLAVRKAVLWLLAKRYDKKTKPFSPA from the coding sequence ATGCCTGTATCACTTGAAAAAAAACTCGAAAAAGCTCGCAGGAAACGCGATCTTTCTGTTTTTGACGTACTTTCGATTGATGATCTTTCGATGCAAGATATTGAACTTATTTTAAAAATTGCGATACTCTTTAAGGAAGCGGAAACGGCGAAGCTTAGCCTTCTTAAGGACTCCACCATTATTACCGCGTTTTACGAACAGTCGACGAGGACGAGGCTCAGCTTCGAACTTGCAGGGAAACACCTCGGGGCAGATGTTGTCGGAACCTCAGCAGAAAGCTCTTCTCTGAGGAAAGGAGAGAGTCTTCTCGACACGATGCTCACGCTTGCAGCACTCAAACCAAAAGTAATTGTCATGCGTTCCACTGATGCCGGAAGTCAGTGTTTTGTCGCGCAACATGTACCATGTGCAGTGGTGAGTGCTGGAGATGGGTGGCATGAGCATCCAACCCAAGGTCTCCTCGATGCAAAAACGATGCTCGATCATCACGGAAATATGGAAAAAAAAGTGTTGACGATCATCGGCGACACTTTACACTCGAGGGTTTTTGGATCACTTGTTCGAGTTGCAAAAAAACTCGGAGCAAAGGTGAGAATTGCTTCTCCGTGTACTTTTATCGCACAAGGAGTGGAAGAATTTGGCGTGGAAATCTTCACCAATGTAGAAAAAGCACTTGCAGGAGCACATGTAATATGCGCACTCAGAGTGCAAGAAGAACGAGGTTCAACTGGTTTTATTCCGAGTCTTCAAGAATACGCAAAAATGTACTGTATGACTTCAGAGCGTCTTGCTCTTGCGGATAAAAATGCGATCCTTATTCATCCTGGACCAGTCATTCGCGGGGTTGATGTGGCATCTGATCTCGTTTGCCATCCGCAATCAAAAATTCGGGAACAGGTAACAAATGGTCTCGCTGTGAGAAAAGCGGTGCTTTGGCTTCTCGCAAAGAGGTACGATAAAAAAACGAAACCTTTTTCTCCTGCATAA
- the recA gene encoding recombinase RecA, which yields MSKTSVKDPRHEALLNAMAQIQKQYGEGSIMNLSSAGKMNVETIPTGSISLDIALGGGIPKGRVIEVYGPESSGKTTLALHIAAEYQKRGGQVAFIDAEHALDPEYAKRIGLNLEKCTISQPDSGEQALEIAELLVRSGAIDLIIIDSVAALVPKAEIEGMMGDSHMGLQARLMSQALRKLTGIVGKTKTTIIFINQIRMKIGVMFGNPETTTGGNALKFYASVRMDIRRTSKIETGSGDTKEAVGNRVKVKVVKNKIAPPFKSAEFDIMFNEGISRVGDILDTAVRLGIVKKSGAFFTYKETKLGQGRENAKDFLKTNQKISDILDKEVREMVARGEVEPVPAIMEEENGAENEKMEL from the coding sequence ATGTCAAAAACTTCTGTAAAAGACCCGAGACATGAAGCACTTTTAAATGCTATGGCTCAGATTCAAAAACAATATGGAGAAGGTTCTATCATGAACCTTTCCAGCGCCGGAAAAATGAACGTAGAAACTATTCCAACAGGATCAATTTCACTCGATATTGCTCTTGGAGGAGGAATTCCCAAAGGGAGAGTTATTGAAGTATATGGACCGGAATCTTCCGGAAAAACGACACTCGCTCTTCATATCGCGGCGGAGTATCAGAAACGCGGTGGACAGGTCGCATTTATTGATGCCGAACATGCCCTTGATCCGGAGTATGCCAAAAGAATTGGGCTAAATCTCGAAAAATGTACCATTTCTCAGCCAGATTCTGGGGAACAAGCACTCGAAATTGCTGAACTCCTCGTTCGTTCGGGCGCGATTGATCTCATCATTATAGACTCCGTTGCAGCTCTCGTTCCAAAAGCAGAAATTGAAGGAATGATGGGGGATTCGCACATGGGACTTCAAGCTCGTCTCATGAGCCAAGCACTTCGAAAACTCACAGGAATTGTGGGAAAAACAAAAACGACCATTATTTTCATTAATCAAATTCGCATGAAAATTGGGGTTATGTTTGGAAATCCAGAAACGACTACCGGCGGAAATGCGCTCAAATTTTATGCTTCTGTGCGAATGGACATCAGACGAACGTCAAAAATTGAAACAGGATCAGGTGATACAAAAGAAGCTGTGGGAAATAGGGTAAAAGTGAAAGTGGTAAAGAATAAAATTGCTCCTCCGTTCAAATCAGCAGAGTTTGATATTATGTTTAATGAGGGAATTTCTCGAGTTGGAGATATTCTGGATACTGCCGTGCGTCTCGGAATTGTAAAAAAATCAGGCGCATTCTTTACGTATAAAGAAACAAAACTTGGACAAGGTCGAGAGAACGCTAAAGACTTTCTGAAGACAAATCAAAAAATTTCAGATATTCTCGATAAGGAGGTCCGAGAAATGGTGGCACGTGGCGAAGTTGAGCCAGTTCCTGCAATAATGGAAGAAGAGAACGGTGCGGAAAATGAAAAGATGGAGCTGTAG
- a CDS encoding insulinase family protein → MFQQHSLPNNLRLITSQNTGTKAVTLLILTGAGSRNEKDEERGISHFLEHMFFKGGARYKNAKEVAETIDGVGGDFNAFTGKEYAGYYVKVSAEQVETSFNVLSDMLLNSIFSPHEIEKERGVILEEFNMYEDTPIYKIGWDFEELLFGSDHPMGRDEIGTKEFIAKVTQQEFQDYKSALYTPENTVIIASGNISPEKSLELAKQYFQFPAAKRTRHHIDFAWPKNPERLHLRNKKTEQAHLVVGYPGLPMAHKDEHVLNLLAVILGGNMSSRMFLNIREAHGLCYSISTTTDRYTDCGVISTHAGVDIARVEKAITAIRQEYEKITAEKISDEELQKAKNFLKGKITLRMEDSEEVASFLGTQALLLPEIKTLKQLFAKIDAVSADDILRVSRAILIPEKLSLALIGPFEGKEEEFRKLLG, encoded by the coding sequence ATGTTTCAACAGCACAGTCTTCCCAATAACCTTCGCCTCATTACCTCTCAAAATACTGGTACGAAAGCAGTAACGCTCCTCATCCTTACCGGAGCAGGATCACGAAATGAGAAAGATGAAGAGCGCGGAATTTCTCATTTTCTTGAGCATATGTTTTTTAAAGGTGGAGCTCGTTATAAAAATGCGAAAGAAGTTGCCGAAACAATTGATGGCGTTGGCGGAGATTTTAACGCGTTTACGGGAAAAGAATATGCGGGATATTACGTAAAGGTTTCTGCTGAACAAGTGGAAACCTCGTTTAATGTTCTTTCTGACATGCTCCTCAATTCCATTTTTTCTCCACATGAAATCGAAAAGGAACGCGGAGTAATTTTGGAGGAATTTAACATGTATGAAGACACGCCGATATATAAAATTGGGTGGGATTTTGAAGAACTTCTTTTTGGAAGTGATCATCCGATGGGACGGGATGAAATCGGGACAAAAGAATTCATTGCAAAAGTTACGCAGCAGGAATTTCAAGATTACAAATCTGCGCTCTATACGCCGGAGAATACGGTCATCATTGCTTCCGGAAATATTTCTCCCGAGAAATCGCTTGAGCTTGCAAAACAATATTTTCAGTTTCCAGCTGCGAAAAGAACGCGACATCATATTGATTTTGCTTGGCCAAAAAATCCTGAACGTCTTCATCTTCGAAATAAAAAAACCGAACAAGCGCATCTCGTGGTCGGCTATCCGGGGCTTCCCATGGCGCATAAAGATGAACATGTCCTGAATCTTCTCGCCGTAATTTTAGGCGGCAATATGAGTTCTCGCATGTTTTTGAACATTCGAGAAGCACACGGTCTCTGTTACTCCATTTCTACTACGACCGATCGATACACGGATTGTGGAGTGATTTCTACACATGCGGGAGTAGATATTGCTCGGGTGGAAAAAGCAATCACGGCAATTCGGCAAGAATATGAGAAAATTACTGCTGAAAAAATTTCAGATGAAGAGCTTCAAAAGGCAAAGAATTTTCTCAAAGGGAAAATTACGCTTCGTATGGAGGACAGTGAAGAAGTTGCAAGTTTTTTGGGAACGCAGGCGCTCCTTCTTCCGGAAATCAAAACACTGAAACAACTTTTTGCAAAAATTGACGCGGTTTCAGCAGATGATATTCTCCGAGTTTCTCGGGCAATTCTCATTCCTGAAAAACTTTCTCTCGCACTCATCGGACCGTTTGAAGGGAAAGAGGAGGAGTTTCGAAAGTTGCTGGGGTGA
- a CDS encoding ribbon-helix-helix protein, CopG family: MVHYNITLNEDLADVVESQMKRRRFANRSEFFRDLIRSQYVLIENENILIEEISRDDADYAIIKKREKNAEFIPLEKILRSKK; this comes from the coding sequence ATGGTACACTATAATATTACACTCAATGAGGATCTTGCTGATGTAGTTGAATCTCAAATGAAGAGAAGAAGATTTGCGAATCGCAGTGAATTTTTTCGTGATCTCATTAGAAGTCAGTATGTCCTCATCGAGAATGAAAACATCCTCATAGAGGAAATTTCGCGAGATGATGCCGATTATGCTATCATAAAAAAGCGAGAAAAAAATGCGGAATTTATTCCATTAGAAAAAATACTGCGCTCAAAGAAATAA